A part of Onthophagus taurus isolate NC chromosome 7, IU_Otau_3.0, whole genome shotgun sequence genomic DNA contains:
- the LOC111418834 gene encoding guanine nucleotide-binding protein G(s) subunit alpha, with product MGCFGNRDAQPPAGGADDSRTQKRINNQINRQLQKDKQLYRATHRLLLLGAGESGKSTIVKQMRILHVNGFSDREKMQKIEDIKKNIRDAIITITGAMSTLSPPVQLEHPENQARVDWIQDCASGADFDYPPEFYEHTEALWKDKGVQATFERSNEYQLIDCAKYFLDQVNIIKRSDYTPTEQDILRCRVLTSGIFETIFQVDKVNFHMFDVGGQRDERRKWIQCFNDVTAIIFVTACSSYNMVLREDPTQNRLRESLDLFKSIWNNRWLRTVSIILFLNKQDLLAEKILAGKSRLEEYFAEFANYETPGDAQNESKEPPEVIRAKYFIRDEFLRISTASGDGKHYCYPHFTCAVDTENIKRVFNDCRDIIQRMHLRQFELL from the exons ATGGGTTGTTTTGGAAATCGGGATGCTCAACCGCCGGCCGGCGGCGCGGATGACTCCAGAACGCAGAAAAGAATCAACAACCAAATTAACCGGCAGCTTCAAAAGGACAAACAACTTTATAGAGCCACGCATCGTTTACTGTTGTTGGGTGCCGGTGAATCCGGAAAATCAACAATCGTCAAACAGATGAGAATTTTGCATGTCAATGGGTTTAGTGATCGAgagaaaatgcaaaaaattgaGGACATTAAGAAGAACATAAGGGACGCTATTATT aCGATAACGGGCGCGATGTCCACGTTATCGCCTCCCGTGCAACTGGAACATCCTGAAAACCAAGCGCGAGTCGATTGGATTCAGGATTGCGCATCGGGAGCAGACTTTGATTATCCTCCTGAGTTTTATGAGCACACGGAGGCCCTATGGAAGGATAAGGGTGTCCAG gcAACGTTTGAAAGAAGTAATGAATACCAATTGATAGATTGCGCCAAATACTTCCTTGATCAGGTGAACATTATCAAACGATCCGATTACACGCCCACAGAACAAGATATTCTTCGCTGTCGTGTACTTACTAGCGGTATCTTCGAAACCATCTTCCAAGTTGATAAGGTTAATTTCCA TATGTTTGATGTGGGCGGTCAAAGAGATGAACGCCGCAAATGGATCCAGTGCTTCAATGATGTAACTGCGATCATCTTCGTGACGGCGTGCAGCTCCTATAACATGGTCCTTCGCGAAGATCCAACGCAGAATCGATTACGGGAAAGTTTGGACCTGTTTAAATCGATCTGGAACAATCGTTGGTTACGTACAGTTTCGATCATCCTCTTTCTTAACAAACAAGATTTGCTCGCTGAAAAAATCCTCGCAG GAAAAAGTAGATTGGAAGAATACTTTGCAGAGTTTGCTAATTATGAGACTCCAGGAGATGCTCAGAATGAAAGTAAGGAACCGCCGGAAGTGATTAGAGCAAAGTATTTTATACGTGACGAATTTTTG CGTATAAGTACGGCCTCGGGAGACGGCAAACACTACTGTTACCCGCATTTTACCTGCGCCGTCGACACCGAAAACATAAAGCGGGTGTTCAACGACTGCCGCGACATCATTCAGCGGATGCATCTCCGCCAGTTCGAGCTCTTATAA